TTTATAGTTTTGAATTTGTCTTTTTATTAACGAATAAATTCTGAGTGAAAGAACTATGGCGGCAACCGTTCCAAGCGGATGCGCTTCAAATGATGCAGAAATTTTTCCATGAAATAAATATGAAATCGATTTTCCGAGTCCGCAGCCGGGGCAAAAATCGATCCCAACATTTTTGAAAAAGCAAAAAGTAAAATGGGAATCGTTTGATGGTGATATTAGGATTAACGCTATCAGACCAGCCATCCAAATAAAAGCTTCAAAAGGGATTAATCTTTTGAGCATTTCTAATCGAGATGCGACACTTTCGATTCTAAATAAT
The DNA window shown above is from Ignavibacteria bacterium and carries:
- a CDS encoding DUF2752 domain-containing protein, giving the protein MLKRLIPFEAFIWMAGLIALILISPSNDSHFTFCFFKNVGIDFCPGCGLGKSISYLFHGKISASFEAHPLGTVAAIVLSLRIYSLIKRQIQNYKSIYTEV